In the genome of Streptomyces collinus, one region contains:
- a CDS encoding HAD family hydrolase produces the protein MTIHAQALLFDNDGTLVSSLASVDRCWTRWATEYGITAEEFARIELHGRPAAEIAADLLPPEIVPQAVARIEDLEVEDVPNGGVHLLPGTRGFLDSLPGDRWAVVTSATRRLAEARLDAVGILPKTLVAADDITRGKPDPEPYLLAARALGVDPAHCVVFEDAPAGLASGRAAGMTTVALTTTHQAHELRADLVIENLSALSALVTEQGVEISLRD, from the coding sequence ATGACGATCCACGCGCAGGCCCTGCTGTTCGACAACGACGGAACCCTCGTCTCCTCCCTCGCCTCGGTGGACCGCTGCTGGACACGGTGGGCCACGGAGTACGGGATCACGGCCGAGGAGTTCGCCCGGATCGAGCTGCACGGCCGGCCGGCCGCCGAGATAGCCGCCGACCTGCTGCCCCCGGAGATCGTCCCGCAGGCCGTCGCCCGCATCGAGGACCTGGAGGTCGAGGACGTACCCAACGGCGGTGTGCACCTGCTGCCCGGCACCCGCGGCTTCCTCGACTCCCTGCCCGGCGACCGCTGGGCCGTCGTCACCTCGGCCACCCGGCGCCTCGCGGAGGCCCGGCTCGACGCCGTCGGCATCCTGCCCAAGACCCTCGTCGCCGCCGACGACATCACGCGCGGCAAGCCCGACCCCGAGCCCTACCTCCTCGCCGCCCGTGCCCTCGGTGTCGACCCGGCGCACTGCGTCGTCTTCGAGGACGCCCCCGCGGGCCTGGCGTCCGGCCGCGCCGCAGGCATGACCACCGTGGCGTTGACCACAACCCACCAGGCCCACGAACTGCGCGCCGATCTGGTGATCGAGAACCTGTCGGCCCTGTCCGCACTGGTCACCGAGCAGGGCGTGGAGATCTCCCTGCGCGACTGA
- a CDS encoding methionine ABC transporter ATP-binding protein: MITTSGLTKVYRARGREVTALDGVDLHVREGEVYGVIGQSGAGKSSLIRCVNLLERPTAGTVTVAGQDLTALAGRGPRAGRELRQARSRIGMVFQHFNLLSSRTVQDNVELPLEILGTSGQERSRKALELLDLVGLADKAKSYPAQLSGGQKQRVGIARALAGDPKVLLSDEATSALDPETTRSILALLRDLNRQLGLTVLLITHEMDVVKSVCDSAALMENGRIVESGTVSELLATPGSELASALFPLDGEASGEDRTVVDVTFQGESATQPVISQLARTYNIDISILGAAIDTVGGLQVGRMRIELPGRYEDNVVPIGFLREKGLQIDLLGHDSEPVKEGAK; this comes from the coding sequence GTGATCACCACCTCGGGCCTGACCAAGGTCTACCGTGCACGCGGCCGCGAGGTCACCGCCCTGGACGGCGTCGACCTGCACGTCCGCGAAGGCGAGGTGTACGGCGTCATCGGCCAGTCCGGCGCCGGTAAGTCCTCGCTCATCCGCTGCGTCAACCTGCTGGAACGCCCCACGGCCGGCACCGTGACCGTCGCCGGGCAGGACCTCACCGCCCTGGCCGGCCGCGGCCCGCGCGCCGGAAGGGAACTGCGGCAGGCGCGCAGCCGAATCGGCATGGTCTTCCAGCACTTCAACCTGCTGTCCTCACGGACCGTCCAGGACAACGTCGAACTGCCGCTGGAGATCCTCGGCACGTCCGGGCAGGAACGCTCCCGCAAGGCGCTGGAGCTGCTCGACCTGGTCGGCCTGGCCGACAAGGCGAAGTCCTACCCGGCTCAGCTCTCCGGCGGCCAGAAGCAGCGCGTCGGCATCGCCCGCGCGCTCGCCGGCGACCCGAAGGTACTGCTGTCCGACGAGGCCACCAGCGCCCTCGACCCCGAGACCACCCGCTCGATCCTGGCGCTGCTGCGCGACCTCAACCGGCAGCTCGGCCTGACCGTCCTGCTCATCACCCACGAGATGGACGTCGTGAAGTCGGTCTGCGACTCGGCAGCGCTGATGGAGAACGGGCGCATCGTCGAGTCGGGCACGGTCAGCGAGCTCCTCGCGACCCCTGGCTCCGAACTCGCCTCGGCGCTCTTCCCGCTCGACGGCGAGGCCTCCGGCGAGGACCGCACGGTCGTCGACGTCACTTTCCAGGGCGAGAGCGCCACCCAGCCCGTCATCTCGCAACTGGCCCGCACCTACAACATCGACATATCGATCCTCGGCGCCGCCATCGACACCGTAGGCGGCCTCCAGGTCGGCCGGATGCGCATCGAACTGCCCGGCCGCTACGAGGACAACGTCGTGCCCATCGGCTTCCTGCGCGAAAAGGGCCTCCAGATCGACCTCCTGGGCCACGACTCCGAACCGGTGAAGGAAGGTGCCAAGTGA
- the argH gene encoding argininosuccinate lyase: MSSNSGDVRLWGGRFADGPAEALAKLSASVHFDWRLAPYDIAGSRAHARVLHKAGLLTEDELTRMIAGLDQLEADVADGSFVGTIADEDVHTALERGLLERLGPDLGGKLRAGRSRNDQVATLFRMYLRDHARIVGGLIAELQDALIGLAEAHPDVAMPGRTHLQHAQPVLFAHHVLAHVQSLSRDAERLRQWDARTAVSPYGSGALAGSSLGLDPEAVAKDLGFEHGSAGNSIDGTASRDFVAEFAFITAMIGVNLSRIAEEVIIWNTKEFSFVTLHDAFSTGSSIMPQKKNPDIAELARGKSGRLIGNLTGLMATLKALPLAYNRDLQEDKEPVFDSIDQLEVLLPAFTGMMATLTVHRERMEELAPAGFSLATDIAEWLVKQGVPFRVAHEVAGECVKAAEAEGKELDELTDDQFAKISSHLTPEVRTVLNVPGALASRNGRGGTAPSAVAIQLAEVKADVTAQHEWAVARKQA; encoded by the coding sequence GTGAGCAGCAACAGCGGTGACGTCCGGCTCTGGGGCGGTCGTTTCGCCGACGGTCCCGCCGAGGCCCTGGCGAAGCTGTCCGCGTCCGTCCACTTCGACTGGCGCCTCGCGCCGTACGACATCGCCGGTTCGCGCGCCCACGCGCGCGTGCTGCACAAGGCGGGCCTGCTCACGGAGGACGAACTGACCCGCATGATCGCCGGTCTCGATCAGCTGGAGGCGGACGTCGCCGACGGCTCCTTCGTGGGCACGATCGCCGACGAGGACGTCCACACCGCCCTGGAGCGCGGGCTCCTGGAGCGCCTCGGCCCCGACCTGGGCGGCAAGCTGCGCGCGGGCCGGTCCCGCAACGACCAGGTCGCGACCCTCTTCCGCATGTACCTGCGGGATCACGCCCGGATCGTCGGCGGCCTCATCGCCGAGCTCCAGGACGCGCTGATCGGCCTCGCCGAGGCGCACCCGGACGTGGCGATGCCCGGCCGCACCCACCTCCAGCACGCCCAGCCCGTCCTCTTCGCCCACCACGTTCTGGCCCACGTGCAGTCCCTCTCCCGGGACGCGGAGCGGCTGCGCCAGTGGGACGCCCGCACGGCGGTCTCGCCCTACGGCTCGGGCGCCCTCGCGGGCTCCTCCCTCGGGCTGGACCCGGAGGCGGTGGCCAAGGACCTCGGCTTCGAGCACGGCTCGGCCGGCAACTCCATCGACGGGACCGCCTCACGCGACTTCGTCGCCGAGTTCGCGTTCATCACGGCGATGATCGGGGTCAACCTCTCCCGGATCGCCGAGGAGGTCATCATCTGGAACACGAAGGAGTTCTCCTTCGTGACCCTGCACGACGCCTTCTCCACGGGCTCGTCGATCATGCCGCAGAAGAAGAACCCGGACATCGCCGAGCTGGCCCGCGGCAAGTCCGGCCGCCTGATCGGCAACCTGACGGGCCTGATGGCCACGCTCAAGGCCCTCCCGCTCGCGTACAACCGCGACCTCCAGGAGGACAAGGAGCCGGTCTTCGACTCCATCGACCAGCTGGAGGTCCTGCTCCCGGCCTTCACCGGCATGATGGCCACCCTCACCGTCCACCGGGAGCGCATGGAGGAACTGGCCCCGGCCGGCTTCTCCCTCGCCACGGACATCGCCGAGTGGCTGGTCAAGCAGGGGGTCCCGTTCCGCGTGGCCCACGAGGTCGCGGGGGAGTGCGTCAAGGCCGCCGAGGCCGAGGGCAAGGAACTGGACGAGCTGACGGACGACCAGTTCGCGAAGATCTCCAGCCATCTGACCCCCGAGGTCCGCACGGTCCTCAACGTCCCCGGCGCCCTCGCCTCCCGCAACGGCAGGGGCGGCACGGCTCCCAGTGCGGTGGCGATCCAGTTGGCCGAGGTGAAGGCCGACGTGACGGCCCAGCACGAGTGGGCGGTGGCCAGGAAGCAGGCCTAG
- a CDS encoding lysophospholipid acyltransferase family protein has product MSRFALIKAVLGPVMRLMFRPQVEGAEHIPGNGPVILAGNHLTFIDSMILPLVCDRQVVFIGKDEYVTGKGLKGRLMAWFFTGVGMIPVDRDGGRGGVAALMTGRRVLEEGRMFGIYPEGTRSPDGRLYRGRTGIARLTLMTGAPVVPFAMIGTDKLQPGGAGLPRPGKVTVRFGEAMEFSRYEGMDRDRYVLRAVTDSVMAEVMRLSGQEYVDMYASKAKEAA; this is encoded by the coding sequence TTGTCCCGCTTCGCACTCATCAAGGCAGTGCTCGGCCCGGTCATGCGCCTGATGTTCCGCCCGCAGGTGGAGGGTGCGGAGCACATTCCCGGCAACGGCCCGGTCATCCTCGCCGGCAACCACCTGACGTTCATCGACTCGATGATCCTGCCGCTGGTCTGCGACCGTCAGGTCGTCTTCATCGGCAAGGACGAGTACGTGACGGGCAAGGGCCTCAAGGGCCGGCTGATGGCCTGGTTCTTCACCGGCGTCGGCATGATCCCGGTGGACCGGGACGGTGGCCGGGGCGGTGTCGCAGCGCTGATGACCGGGCGTCGGGTGCTGGAGGAAGGCCGCATGTTCGGCATCTACCCGGAGGGGACGCGGTCGCCCGACGGGCGGCTGTACCGGGGACGGACGGGGATCGCCCGGCTGACCCTGATGACGGGTGCGCCGGTGGTGCCCTTCGCCATGATCGGAACGGACAAGTTGCAGCCGGGCGGGGCGGGGCTGCCGCGGCCGGGCAAGGTCACCGTGCGGTTCGGTGAGGCGATGGAGTTCTCCCGGTACGAGGGGATGGACCGGGACCGGTATGTGCTGCGGGCCGTGACCGACTCGGTGATGGCGGAGGTCATGCGGCTGTCCGGGCAGGAGTACGTGGACATGTACGCGAGCAAGGCGAAGGAAGCGGCGTAG
- a CDS encoding aldo/keto reductase — protein MPFARLATATTPTCHIGLGLAAVGRPGYINLGRDEDLGEDRSVETLRTRTHELLDAAYAQGVRYFDVARSYGRSEEFLAEWLKARPAFGDIVVGSKWGYTYTADWSTDAEQHEVKDHTLATYERQRAESEALLGDRLDLYQIHSVTPDSPALTDKELHARLAEAAERGLTVGFSTSGPAQAEAIRAALAVTVDGEPLFRTVQSTYNALETSAAPALAEAHDAGLTVIVKEGMANGRLAGPHAPQVVREIAEQAGLGCDAVALAVILRQPWAGVVLSGAATANQLASNLHAAVVDLDDEQLTRLATLVEEPQAYWERRAQLPWH, from the coding sequence ATGCCCTTCGCCCGCCTGGCCACAGCCACCACCCCCACCTGCCACATCGGCCTCGGCCTCGCCGCCGTCGGACGCCCGGGCTACATCAACCTCGGACGGGACGAAGACCTCGGAGAGGACCGCAGCGTCGAAACGCTGCGCACCCGCACCCACGAACTCCTCGACGCCGCCTACGCCCAGGGCGTCCGCTACTTCGACGTCGCCCGGTCCTACGGCCGCTCCGAGGAGTTCCTCGCCGAATGGCTCAAGGCCAGGCCGGCCTTCGGCGACATCGTCGTGGGCAGCAAGTGGGGTTACACCTACACCGCCGACTGGTCCACGGACGCCGAGCAGCACGAGGTCAAGGACCACACCCTCGCCACCTACGAACGGCAGCGCGCGGAGAGCGAGGCGCTGCTCGGCGACCGGCTCGACCTCTACCAGATCCACTCGGTGACCCCCGACAGCCCGGCCCTCACCGACAAGGAACTGCACGCCAGGCTCGCGGAAGCCGCCGAGCGGGGCCTCACGGTCGGCTTCTCCACCAGCGGCCCCGCACAGGCGGAGGCGATCCGCGCCGCCCTCGCCGTGACGGTCGACGGCGAACCCCTCTTCCGCACGGTGCAGTCCACGTACAACGCGCTGGAGACGTCCGCCGCCCCCGCGCTCGCCGAGGCGCACGACGCCGGGCTCACCGTGATCGTCAAGGAGGGCATGGCCAACGGCCGGCTGGCCGGGCCGCACGCCCCGCAGGTCGTGCGGGAGATCGCCGAACAGGCCGGGCTGGGCTGCGACGCCGTCGCCCTGGCCGTGATCCTGCGGCAGCCCTGGGCCGGCGTCGTCCTCTCCGGTGCCGCGACCGCCAATCAGCTCGCCTCGAACCTGCACGCGGCGGTCGTCGATCTCGACGACGAGCAGCTGACCCGCCTCGCCACCCTGGTCGAGGAGCCGCAGGCGTACTGGGAGCGGCGCGCGCAGCTGCCCTGGCACTGA
- a CDS encoding glycerophosphodiester phosphodiesterase has protein sequence MGTQESNEETSGTGAGGTGRRALLGAAVLGAGGAVLGMAGTARADGARHGGGPGSLPRPTIIGHRGASGYRPEHTFGSYQLALDLGADIVEAGDLVPTKDGHLVCRHEPEIGGTTDVADHPEFAGRKKTKLLDGVSTTGWFTEDFTLAELKTLRAVERIPANRPHNTLYDGRWEIPTFEEVLRWQDEQTRRRGKQVWIYPELKHPTYFRKQGLPLEERVAKLLRKYRKDRRTSPVILQSFEPTSVQRLHRLVDNPLVVLLSSAGSRPWDFVESGDPRTVADLVKPAGLREIASYARGIGPTLDLVIPRDAQGKLTRPTTLVSDAHKVGLILHPYTMRNENPFLPADFRRGTDADAYGDVFGAYKAYFATGIDGVFTDQPDTGLLAREDFNG, from the coding sequence ATGGGAACGCAGGAGTCGAACGAAGAAACGAGCGGTACCGGAGCGGGCGGAACGGGCCGGCGGGCCCTGCTCGGCGCGGCGGTGCTCGGTGCCGGGGGAGCGGTCCTCGGCATGGCCGGCACCGCGCGAGCGGACGGCGCCCGGCACGGCGGCGGACCGGGAAGCCTGCCCAGGCCGACGATCATCGGCCACCGCGGCGCCAGCGGCTACCGCCCGGAGCACACCTTCGGTTCGTACCAGCTGGCCCTCGACCTGGGCGCCGACATCGTCGAGGCGGGCGACCTGGTCCCGACCAAGGACGGGCACCTGGTCTGCCGTCACGAGCCTGAGATCGGCGGTACCACGGACGTCGCCGACCACCCCGAGTTCGCCGGCCGCAAGAAGACCAAGCTCCTCGACGGCGTCTCCACCACCGGCTGGTTCACCGAGGACTTCACGCTCGCCGAGCTGAAGACCCTGCGCGCGGTCGAGCGCATCCCGGCCAACCGTCCGCACAACACCCTCTACGACGGCCGCTGGGAGATCCCCACCTTCGAAGAGGTCCTCAGATGGCAGGACGAGCAGACCCGCAGGCGCGGCAAGCAGGTGTGGATCTACCCCGAGCTCAAGCACCCGACCTACTTCCGCAAGCAGGGACTGCCGCTGGAGGAGCGCGTCGCCAAGCTGCTGCGCAAGTACCGCAAGGACCGGCGCACCTCCCCGGTCATCCTCCAGTCCTTCGAACCGACCAGCGTCCAGCGCCTGCACAGGCTCGTCGACAACCCGCTGGTCGTCCTGCTGTCCTCGGCCGGCTCCCGCCCCTGGGACTTCGTCGAGTCCGGCGACCCGCGCACGGTCGCCGACCTGGTCAAGCCGGCCGGCCTCCGGGAGATCGCCTCCTACGCGCGCGGCATCGGTCCGACCCTGGACCTGGTCATCCCGCGTGACGCCCAGGGCAAGCTCACCCGGCCCACGACGCTGGTCTCCGACGCGCACAAGGTCGGCCTGATCCTGCACCCGTACACGATGCGCAACGAGAACCCCTTCCTGCCCGCCGACTTCCGCAGGGGCACGGACGCGGACGCCTACGGTGACGTCTTCGGCGCGTACAAGGCGTACTTCGCGACCGGCATCGACGGCGTCTTCACCGACCAGCCCGACACGGGTCTGCTGGCCCGCGAGGACTTCAACGGCTGA
- a CDS encoding MetQ/NlpA family ABC transporter substrate-binding protein: protein MRNIAKITTAVLAAGALTLGLSACGADSSSTDGPLIVAASPVPHAEILNYVKDNLAEKEGLDLQVKEFTDYVTPNTATQDGSVGANYFQNKPYLDDFNKKNGTDIVPVVTVHLEPLGLYSHKVKKADDLKSGATVAIPNDTVNEARALKLLAADGLITLKAGVGNEATPSDIAKNPKNLKFKELEAAQTPRSLDDVDAAVVNGNYAIESDLKPSKDALVLESPKNNPYGNFLAVKKGNEDDPRVKKLAKLLTSPEVKKFIQDKYAGSVLASF, encoded by the coding sequence GTGCGTAACATCGCCAAGATCACCACCGCCGTCCTCGCCGCCGGAGCCCTCACCCTCGGGCTCAGCGCCTGCGGCGCCGACAGCTCCTCCACCGACGGCCCCCTGATCGTCGCCGCCAGCCCCGTCCCGCACGCCGAGATCCTGAACTACGTCAAGGACAACCTCGCCGAGAAGGAGGGCCTGGACCTCCAGGTCAAGGAGTTCACCGACTACGTCACGCCGAACACGGCGACGCAGGACGGCTCCGTCGGCGCCAACTACTTCCAGAACAAGCCGTACCTCGACGACTTCAACAAGAAGAACGGCACCGACATCGTGCCCGTCGTCACGGTCCACCTGGAGCCGCTCGGCCTCTACTCCCACAAGGTCAAGAAGGCCGACGACCTGAAGAGCGGTGCGACCGTCGCCATCCCCAACGACACGGTCAACGAGGCCCGTGCCCTCAAGCTCCTCGCCGCCGACGGGCTCATCACCCTCAAGGCCGGCGTCGGCAACGAGGCGACCCCCTCCGACATCGCCAAGAACCCCAAGAACCTCAAGTTCAAGGAGCTGGAGGCGGCCCAGACGCCGCGCTCCCTCGACGACGTGGACGCCGCCGTCGTCAACGGCAACTACGCCATCGAGTCCGACCTCAAGCCGTCCAAGGACGCCCTCGTCCTGGAGTCCCCGAAGAACAACCCCTACGGCAACTTCCTCGCCGTGAAGAAGGGCAACGAGGACGACCCGCGCGTGAAGAAGCTCGCGAAGCTCCTCACCTCGCCCGAGGTGAAGAAGTTCATCCAGGACAAGTACGCCGGCTCCGTGCTCGCCTCCTTCTGA
- a CDS encoding TetR/AcrR family transcriptional regulator — MTVDPEHVLRAAAALLTRKSSATMDEVARAAGISRATLHRHFAGRDALVRALEALGIAECEAALDAARLDEGSASDAVRRLVGAIEPAAGLLAFLYTENQLFEGEEQNAGWALIDDRISALFRRGQLSGEFRIDLTPAWLTEALYGLMASGAWLVHSGKGAPKDFQHMIVELLLGGALRREES, encoded by the coding sequence ATGACTGTCGACCCTGAGCACGTGCTGCGCGCCGCCGCGGCCCTGCTGACCCGCAAATCCAGCGCGACCATGGACGAGGTCGCCAGGGCCGCCGGAATCAGCCGGGCCACGCTGCACCGCCACTTCGCCGGGCGGGACGCCCTCGTCCGGGCGCTGGAGGCGCTCGGCATCGCGGAGTGCGAGGCCGCGCTGGACGCGGCCCGGCTCGACGAGGGCTCGGCGAGCGATGCCGTACGCCGGCTGGTCGGGGCCATCGAGCCGGCCGCCGGACTGCTCGCGTTCCTCTACACCGAGAACCAGTTGTTCGAGGGCGAGGAGCAGAACGCGGGCTGGGCCCTGATCGACGACCGGATCTCCGCGCTGTTCCGGCGCGGCCAGCTCAGCGGCGAGTTCCGCATCGACCTCACGCCCGCCTGGCTCACCGAGGCGCTGTACGGCCTGATGGCCTCCGGAGCCTGGCTGGTGCACAGCGGTAAGGGCGCCCCGAAGGACTTCCAGCACATGATCGTCGAGCTGTTGCTCGGCGGCGCACTCAGGAGAGAGGAATCATGA
- a CDS encoding methionine ABC transporter permease, translated as MTWSEMQPLLEQACWDTLYMVGWSTLIAVVGGLPLGILLVLTDRGGLLQNLAANKVIGQVVNIARSLPFIILMVALMGFTRSITGTTIGVEAAIVPLAVGAIPFFARLVETAVREVDHGLVEAVQSMGGNTWTIVRKVLVPESLPSLISSTTTTIVALIGYSAMAGTVGAGGLGDIAIRYGYQRFETQLMWITVAILAVVISVIQFAGDYAARSLHRRGAHSGPAPKLRLLKAAS; from the coding sequence GTGACCTGGTCCGAGATGCAGCCCCTGCTGGAGCAGGCGTGTTGGGACACCCTCTACATGGTCGGCTGGTCCACGCTCATCGCCGTCGTCGGCGGACTGCCGCTCGGCATCCTGCTGGTCCTCACCGACCGCGGCGGCCTGCTCCAGAACCTCGCCGCCAACAAGGTCATCGGGCAGGTGGTGAACATCGCCCGCTCCCTGCCGTTCATCATCCTGATGGTCGCGCTGATGGGCTTCACCCGCTCGATCACCGGGACGACCATCGGTGTCGAGGCCGCCATCGTGCCGCTCGCCGTCGGAGCCATCCCCTTCTTCGCGCGCCTGGTCGAGACGGCCGTCCGCGAAGTGGACCACGGGCTCGTCGAGGCCGTGCAGTCCATGGGCGGCAACACCTGGACCATCGTCCGCAAGGTCCTCGTCCCCGAGTCCCTGCCGTCGCTGATCTCCAGCACCACCACCACGATCGTCGCCCTCATCGGCTACTCGGCCATGGCCGGCACCGTCGGTGCCGGCGGCCTCGGAGACATCGCCATCCGCTACGGCTACCAGCGCTTCGAGACCCAGCTGATGTGGATCACCGTCGCGATCCTCGCCGTCGTCATCTCGGTCATCCAGTTCGCCGGCGACTACGCGGCCCGCTCCCTGCACCGCCGCGGCGCCCACTCTGGGCCCGCCCCCAAACTGCGGCTCCTCAAAGCCGCCTCCTGA
- a CDS encoding MFS transporter, giving the protein MTSTLQPASTTEVVNRPGRWLALGVLVLAVLLVAVDATVLGLATPYISEDLKPSGTQLLWIGDVYSFVIAGLLVSMGSLGDRIGRKRILLVGATAFGAISVFNAYATTPEMMIVARALLGVAGATLMPATLALIRNLFHDPRERSLAVGIWGATASAGTAVGPIVGGFLLEHFWWGSVFLINLPVMAVLVLVGIKMLPESRTANPGPWDLVSVVLSLVGMIGVVYAIKEAATHGFAWTTLAAGLLGAAALYGFVRRQLSLPTPLLDMRLFRNRGLSGAVLADLLTILGLSGLVFFLSQYLQLVQGRRPLEAGLAELPAAIGAVVAGLVAGRAARRFSVRSVVSGGLAAIGLALAALTVLDQSTGYPLLGTALLVVGVGAGFSFTVTADVILSSVPKEQAGSASAVSETAYELGAALGIAALGSIVTGVYRDFTGPAGTPAAAHESLGGAVEAAAHMPAHSAGTMLDAARTSFVDGLALAAGVGATVLLAAAVAAWFLLRGQKLEDGGPEHT; this is encoded by the coding sequence ATGACCAGCACCCTGCAGCCGGCGTCGACGACCGAGGTGGTGAACCGCCCGGGCCGCTGGCTCGCGCTCGGCGTTCTCGTGCTCGCCGTGCTGCTGGTGGCCGTCGACGCGACCGTCCTCGGTCTCGCGACCCCCTACATCAGCGAGGATCTGAAGCCCTCCGGCACCCAGCTCCTCTGGATCGGCGACGTCTACTCCTTCGTCATCGCCGGCCTGCTCGTCTCCATGGGCAGCCTCGGCGACCGCATCGGCCGCAAGCGGATCCTGCTGGTCGGCGCCACGGCGTTCGGCGCGATATCCGTGTTCAACGCCTACGCCACGACCCCCGAGATGATGATCGTCGCGCGGGCACTGCTCGGCGTCGCCGGCGCCACCCTGATGCCGGCCACGCTCGCCCTGATCCGCAACCTCTTCCACGACCCGCGCGAGCGCAGTCTCGCCGTCGGCATCTGGGGCGCCACCGCCTCCGCGGGTACGGCCGTCGGCCCGATCGTCGGCGGGTTCCTGCTGGAGCACTTCTGGTGGGGGTCGGTGTTCCTCATCAACCTGCCCGTGATGGCCGTGCTGGTCCTGGTCGGGATCAAGATGCTGCCCGAGTCGCGCACCGCGAACCCCGGCCCCTGGGACCTGGTCAGCGTCGTACTGTCGCTGGTCGGCATGATCGGCGTCGTGTACGCGATCAAGGAAGCGGCGACCCACGGCTTCGCGTGGACCACCCTGGCCGCGGGCCTGCTGGGGGCGGCCGCCCTGTACGGGTTCGTCCGCCGTCAGCTCAGTCTCCCGACGCCGCTGCTGGACATGCGGCTGTTCCGCAACCGCGGTCTCAGCGGGGCGGTGCTGGCCGATCTGCTGACCATCCTCGGCCTGTCCGGGCTGGTGTTCTTCCTGTCGCAGTACCTGCAACTCGTCCAGGGCAGGCGCCCGTTGGAGGCCGGGCTGGCCGAACTGCCCGCGGCGATCGGCGCGGTGGTGGCCGGACTCGTCGCGGGGCGTGCGGCCCGGCGCTTCTCGGTGCGGTCCGTCGTCTCCGGCGGCCTCGCGGCGATAGGCCTCGCTCTGGCCGCGCTCACGGTGCTCGACCAGTCCACGGGCTACCCGCTGCTCGGGACCGCGCTGCTGGTGGTCGGTGTGGGTGCCGGCTTCTCGTTCACCGTGACGGCGGACGTGATCCTCTCCAGCGTGCCCAAGGAGCAGGCGGGTTCGGCCTCCGCCGTGTCCGAGACGGCGTACGAACTCGGTGCCGCGCTCGGCATCGCCGCCCTCGGCTCGATCGTGACCGGCGTCTACCGCGACTTCACCGGCCCCGCGGGCACACCGGCCGCGGCCCACGAGTCGCTGGGCGGCGCGGTCGAGGCGGCGGCGCACATGCCCGCCCACAGCGCCGGCACGATGCTGGACGCGGCCCGCACGTCCTTCGTGGACGGCCTTGCCCTGGCGGCGGGCGTGGGCGCGACGGTCCTGCTGGCCGCGGCGGTGGCGGCGTGGTTCCTGCTCCGGGGCCAGAAACTGGAAGACGGCGGACCGGAACACACGTAA
- a CDS encoding GNAT family N-acetyltransferase, which translates to MGMSVTISAATEQDAEQIFRLQYLCFQTEAALYGNYRIDPLVQTLDSVREEVTRDCVFVARLGEEVVGSVRGSVSEDGAAGIGKLCVHPRLQGHGIGARLLKAAESALADQHGATRFRLHTGHRSEGNLRLYRKVGYETVGTSQGSDGVPMIVLEKPAGTYAATA; encoded by the coding sequence ATGGGCATGAGCGTGACCATCTCTGCGGCGACCGAGCAGGACGCGGAGCAGATCTTCAGACTGCAGTACCTGTGCTTCCAGACGGAGGCGGCGCTGTACGGGAACTACCGCATCGACCCGCTCGTCCAAACCCTCGACTCGGTCCGCGAGGAGGTCACCCGCGACTGCGTCTTCGTGGCCCGGCTCGGCGAGGAGGTCGTCGGCTCGGTCCGCGGCTCGGTCAGCGAGGACGGCGCCGCCGGCATCGGCAAGCTCTGCGTCCACCCCCGCCTCCAGGGGCACGGCATCGGCGCCCGCCTGCTCAAGGCAGCCGAATCGGCCCTCGCCGACCAGCACGGCGCCACCCGCTTCCGCCTCCACACCGGCCACCGCAGCGAGGGCAACCTCCGCCTCTACCGCAAGGTCGGCTACGAGACGGTGGGCACGTCCCAGGGCTCCGACGGCGTACCGATGATCGTCCTGGAGAAGCCGGCCGGCACCTACGCGGCGACGGCTTGA
- a CDS encoding RNA polymerase sigma factor: MTHDLVTALRPLLTAEASAEAYSAGTEPGDLEQAVWLRLLERLDTEGPPLDPQQWLRRVVRSEVRRTRRTSRLERPYAGEPVDDPDRDPEQLALAAARGRALREAVRRLPGRCPRLMEALLSPEDLTYREIAGELGISQGSLGPERSRCLGCLRRLLTPEVAAR, from the coding sequence ATGACGCACGACCTGGTCACCGCCCTGCGCCCGCTGCTCACCGCCGAGGCCTCCGCGGAGGCATATTCCGCCGGAACCGAGCCGGGCGACCTGGAGCAGGCGGTCTGGCTCCGCCTGCTGGAGCGCCTCGACACCGAGGGCCCGCCGCTCGACCCGCAGCAGTGGCTCCGCCGTGTCGTCCGCTCCGAGGTGCGCCGCACCCGCCGTACGTCCCGTCTCGAACGGCCGTACGCGGGTGAACCGGTCGACGACCCGGACCGCGATCCCGAACAGCTCGCCCTCGCCGCGGCCCGCGGCCGGGCCCTGCGCGAGGCCGTGCGCCGCCTCCCGGGCCGCTGTCCCCGGCTGATGGAGGCCCTGCTCTCGCCGGAGGACCTGACATACCGGGAAATCGCAGGGGAGTTGGGTATCTCACAGGGGAGTCTTGGTCCGGAACGTTCCAGATGCCTGGGATGTCTCCGAAGATTGCTCACACCGGAGGTTGCGGCCCGCTGA